One Paenibacillus sp. FSL H7-0737 DNA segment encodes these proteins:
- a CDS encoding alpha/beta fold hydrolase has product MHLVTSMDGTKIAYDKMGQGPALILVTGAFSYRKFPSQVQLVDLLSENFTVFNYDRRGRGDSGDTQPYAIAREIEDLQAIINAAGGAAYVWGLSSGAVLALQAAADGANITKLALHEPPFVVDASDLKPPLDFVMNVTELIATNRRSEAIKYFMTKGMGAPAFIVKLMHLMPSVWSNLMAVAHTLPYDAVLLDGYMDGKPLPATLWSAVTIPTLVLEGTESPVGLRHGAQAIAKVLPNAKLLSKKGLGHTKKLNTRIISTELTVFFMGN; this is encoded by the coding sequence ATGCATTTAGTAACTTCAATGGACGGAACTAAGATTGCCTATGACAAAATGGGTCAAGGGCCAGCACTTATATTAGTGACAGGTGCATTTAGTTACCGAAAATTCCCAAGTCAGGTACAGTTAGTTGATCTGTTGTCTGAGAATTTCACAGTCTTCAATTACGATCGACGAGGTCGTGGCGATAGTGGAGACACTCAGCCATACGCAATAGCTCGTGAGATCGAAGATCTGCAGGCTATAATTAATGCGGCCGGAGGAGCGGCATATGTCTGGGGATTGTCTTCTGGAGCAGTTCTTGCTCTACAGGCAGCAGCGGATGGAGCAAATATTACAAAATTAGCTCTGCATGAGCCTCCATTTGTGGTTGATGCTTCGGATCTCAAGCCGCCTCTAGATTTCGTAATGAATGTTACTGAGCTTATTGCTACAAATCGCCGATCTGAGGCGATTAAGTATTTTATGACTAAAGGTATGGGAGCACCTGCGTTTATTGTTAAATTGATGCACTTAATGCCAAGTGTATGGTCTAACCTAATGGCTGTAGCGCACACTCTTCCCTATGATGCTGTTTTATTGGATGGGTATATGGACGGAAAGCCGCTTCCTGCCACATTGTGGAGCGCAGTTACCATTCCAACGCTGGTCCTCGAAGGTACGGAGAGTCCTGTTGGCTTACGGCATGGTGCTCAGGCAATTGCTAAAGTACTACCTAATGCGAAACTGTTAAGTAAAAAGGGGCTCGGTCATACGAAGAAACTCAATACAAGGATCATTTCAACTGAGCTTACTGTATTCTTTATGGGAAATTAA
- a CDS encoding YciI family protein: MRFMMIVKATTDSEAGIMPSQELIDAMQKYNEELVKAGVLLAGDGLQPSSSGIRISYPEAGGKPKVMDGPFTEAKEMIAGYTLIEVKSREEAIEWALRMPDPHGFGQGEIELRQVFEPEELMDDPETLAKEAALRKQVEEQKQT, translated from the coding sequence ATGAGATTTATGATGATTGTTAAAGCTACCACAGATTCAGAGGCGGGAATTATGCCTAGTCAAGAACTGATTGATGCTATGCAGAAGTATAATGAGGAATTGGTGAAAGCAGGTGTGTTGCTGGCAGGCGATGGATTGCAACCGAGTTCCAGTGGTATTCGAATTTCATATCCGGAAGCTGGCGGCAAACCGAAAGTTATGGATGGTCCGTTTACAGAAGCTAAAGAAATGATCGCTGGATATACGCTGATTGAGGTCAAATCAAGAGAAGAAGCCATTGAATGGGCTTTACGTATGCCGGACCCTCATGGATTTGGCCAAGGAGAGATTGAGTTAAGGCAGGTATTCGAGCCGGAGGAATTAATGGACGATCCCGAAACATTGGCGAAAGAAGCAGCACTTCGTAAACAGGTTGAGGAGCAGAAGCAAACGTGA